In one Candidatus Planktophila versatilis genomic region, the following are encoded:
- a CDS encoding ABC transporter permease — translation MKNLWQRVSRKLALPLLAFGLALLVSGLLVAFSDSEVLALKSSPLQMLVKAFATAGGAFAALWQGSVFDPNLTRNGYWNGFYPLSETIVAASPLILTGLSVALAFRAGLFNIGAQGQFIAGAIGASFVGFYFDLPVVIHALAAILAAVIAAGIYGGFVGLLKARTGAHEVIVTIMLNYVAGYFLLWLLSTETFLRPGRQDPLAPEVALTARLPKLFGADLRANLGFIIALAVAALVWWLLQRSTWGFRFRAVGANAVAAKTAGISVGRTTTTVMFIAGALAGLGGAVQILGSEPALTAGVGGTFGFDAITVALLGRATPIGTVFAALLFGALRAGGLEMQASTETPLDLVLVIQALVVLFIAAPALVKAIFRLKNLDQGATISSKGWNG, via the coding sequence ATGAAGAACCTTTGGCAAAGAGTCTCCAGGAAGCTAGCCCTTCCATTGTTGGCATTTGGTTTGGCGCTCCTAGTGAGTGGCCTGCTTGTTGCATTCTCTGATTCAGAAGTGTTGGCCCTTAAATCCTCTCCTTTACAGATGCTGGTAAAGGCCTTTGCTACAGCTGGTGGTGCTTTTGCGGCGCTATGGCAAGGTTCAGTTTTCGATCCAAATCTGACTCGAAATGGATACTGGAATGGCTTCTATCCACTCTCAGAGACAATCGTTGCCGCTTCACCTTTAATTCTCACAGGACTTTCTGTGGCACTAGCCTTTCGTGCAGGACTATTTAATATTGGAGCCCAAGGACAATTTATTGCAGGCGCAATTGGAGCAAGTTTTGTTGGATTTTATTTCGATCTTCCGGTCGTAATTCATGCACTTGCCGCCATACTGGCTGCAGTAATTGCTGCCGGAATTTACGGTGGATTTGTGGGCTTACTAAAGGCACGTACTGGTGCGCACGAAGTTATCGTCACAATTATGCTCAATTATGTCGCAGGATACTTTTTGCTTTGGCTTTTAAGCACTGAAACTTTTTTGCGACCAGGTCGTCAAGATCCACTTGCACCCGAAGTTGCGCTCACGGCGAGATTGCCTAAGCTTTTTGGCGCCGACCTCAGAGCAAATTTAGGATTTATTATCGCTTTAGCTGTAGCAGCCCTGGTCTGGTGGCTTTTGCAACGCAGCACTTGGGGATTTCGATTTCGCGCAGTTGGAGCTAATGCAGTCGCAGCCAAGACTGCGGGTATATCAGTTGGGCGAACTACGACGACGGTGATGTTTATCGCTGGTGCTCTTGCTGGTCTGGGTGGTGCAGTGCAGATACTTGGCTCGGAACCAGCACTCACAGCTGGGGTTGGTGGAACTTTTGGATTCGATGCAATCACTGTCGCCTTACTTGGACGCGCCACCCCTATAGGAACAGTATTTGCTGCTCTACTTTTTGGTGCTCTTCGAGCTGGTGGGTTAGAGATGCAGGCGAGCACGGAAACACCACTGGATCTAGTACTAGTAATTCAAGCTCTCGTTGTCCTCTTTATTGCGGCACCAGCTTTGGTTAAGGCAATTTTCAGATTAAAGAATCTAGACCAAGGAGCGACAATCTCTTCGAAGGGATGGAATGGCTGA
- a CDS encoding ABC transporter ATP-binding protein — MSLELRGITKRFGDLIANDSISLRVESGEIHALLGENGAGKSTLMNIVYGLLAPDEGKILVDEKEITINSPLDALAAGIGMVHQHFMLIPVFTVAENIVLGHEKVRGFGFLDLEAAKKEIIRVSAEFNFDVDPDALIEDLPVGIQQRVEIIRALIYNAKVLILDEPTAVLTPQETDELLRNMRKLRDQGTAIIFITHKLREVQEAADKISIIRRGKVVAIASPEASQEELASLMVGRPISFEIEKAPASFGSVILDVENLTIRDHTGRALVSDISFSIRAGEILAVAGVQGNGQSELAEAIVGLQDHVDGKITLAGKDISKVSVRKALHAGIAFVPESREEDGLISSFSIEENLILDLHDLPPFAKGPVISQSVVSENGASRVTEFDIRAQSPKDSASSLSGGNKQKVVLARELSRPVKLVVASQPTRGLDVGSIEFVHERVIAERDSGRAVLLFSTELDEVISLADRIAVMYRGKFIAIVPATTSREELGLLMAGVKR, encoded by the coding sequence ATGTCTCTTGAGCTCCGCGGCATCACCAAACGATTTGGTGATTTGATCGCAAATGATTCAATTAGTTTGAGAGTTGAGTCAGGCGAAATCCACGCGCTTCTTGGTGAAAATGGTGCTGGTAAATCTACGCTTATGAATATCGTCTACGGGCTCTTAGCACCGGATGAAGGCAAAATTTTAGTTGATGAGAAAGAAATTACGATTAATTCACCGCTTGATGCCCTTGCCGCTGGAATCGGAATGGTGCATCAACATTTTATGCTTATTCCGGTATTCACGGTCGCTGAAAATATAGTTCTAGGTCACGAAAAGGTAAGAGGGTTTGGGTTCCTCGATTTGGAAGCGGCAAAGAAAGAGATAATCCGAGTATCTGCTGAGTTTAATTTTGATGTTGACCCCGATGCCTTGATTGAAGATTTGCCGGTGGGAATCCAGCAGCGCGTAGAGATCATTAGAGCTCTCATTTATAACGCAAAGGTGCTCATCTTGGATGAACCAACGGCGGTCTTAACCCCACAGGAGACAGATGAACTCCTTCGAAATATGAGGAAACTTCGGGATCAAGGTACGGCAATAATCTTCATCACTCATAAGCTACGTGAAGTGCAAGAAGCAGCAGATAAGATCTCCATTATTCGCCGCGGTAAGGTTGTAGCGATTGCCTCACCTGAGGCTTCACAAGAGGAACTTGCCTCTCTTATGGTTGGCCGACCTATCTCATTTGAAATTGAAAAAGCTCCTGCATCATTTGGTTCAGTAATTCTCGATGTGGAGAATTTAACAATTCGAGACCACACGGGCAGGGCACTTGTCTCTGATATCTCATTTTCTATCCGGGCTGGAGAAATTCTGGCAGTTGCGGGCGTGCAAGGAAATGGTCAGAGCGAGCTAGCAGAGGCGATTGTTGGATTACAGGACCACGTAGATGGGAAAATTACTTTAGCGGGGAAGGACATTTCGAAGGTTTCTGTGAGAAAAGCCCTGCATGCAGGAATTGCATTCGTTCCAGAATCTCGAGAAGAGGACGGATTGATATCTTCATTTAGTATTGAAGAGAATCTCATCCTCGACTTACATGATCTCCCTCCTTTTGCTAAAGGTCCGGTTATTTCTCAAAGCGTTGTTTCAGAAAACGGAGCATCTAGAGTTACTGAGTTTGATATCCGTGCGCAATCACCAAAAGATTCTGCGTCTTCACTCTCTGGTGGTAATAAGCAGAAGGTGGTCCTTGCCCGTGAATTATCTCGGCCAGTGAAATTAGTAGTAGCGTCACAGCCCACGCGTGGATTAGATGTTGGATCAATCGAGTTTGTACACGAAAGAGTCATAGCAGAACGTGATTCGGGCCGCGCAGTTCTTCTCTTCAGTACCGAACTAGACGAAGTGATTTCTTTGGCAGATAGAATTGCAGTGATGTATCGAGGCAAATTTATTGCAATCGTACCTGCAACAACTTCAAGAGAAGAACTTGGATTATTGATGGCGGGGGTAAAGAGATGA
- a CDS encoding BMP family lipoprotein, with amino-acid sequence MKNKLAFMAIFASAALVLSGCSASSESAGAKACLALDTGGVDDKSFNASAWAGAQAAAEENSDIEVKYLAAATDADYAPNIKKLVDEGCTTIIGVGFLINGAIIEGAKANPDVKFAIVDQDGEDHGPDGSIYPGTKFDNLKPIQFSTNESAFQAGYLSAGVSKTGTVATYGGLNIPPVTIFMDGFARGVAHYNEVKGKSVKVLGWDTAKKDGTFVGGFSDSAKALQISKNFEQQGADIIFPVAGGLGGATAGNSIASKKSYVIWVDTDGYVAASQYKEVLLSSVVKGVDTSVKAVILEAAAGTFTATGYQGNLENGGTYLAPYYDLADMVPAELSAEIEALGDAIKSGEVAVQ; translated from the coding sequence TTGAAAAACAAATTAGCCTTTATGGCGATCTTTGCCTCGGCTGCCCTTGTATTAAGCGGCTGTAGTGCGTCAAGTGAGAGTGCTGGAGCCAAAGCGTGCCTTGCTCTCGACACAGGTGGCGTGGATGACAAGTCATTTAACGCATCAGCATGGGCTGGAGCTCAGGCTGCAGCTGAAGAGAATTCAGATATCGAAGTTAAGTATCTTGCTGCAGCAACCGATGCAGATTACGCACCAAACATTAAGAAGCTTGTTGATGAGGGATGTACAACAATCATCGGCGTTGGCTTCCTTATCAATGGTGCAATCATTGAAGGTGCTAAGGCGAACCCAGATGTTAAGTTCGCAATCGTTGACCAGGATGGTGAAGATCACGGACCAGATGGTTCAATCTATCCAGGAACCAAGTTTGATAACTTGAAGCCAATTCAATTTTCAACAAATGAGTCAGCTTTCCAAGCAGGTTACCTATCAGCAGGAGTTTCAAAGACCGGAACTGTTGCTACATACGGTGGACTTAACATTCCACCAGTCACAATCTTCATGGATGGCTTTGCTCGTGGCGTCGCGCACTACAACGAAGTTAAAGGCAAGTCTGTAAAGGTTCTTGGGTGGGATACCGCCAAGAAGGACGGCACATTCGTTGGCGGGTTCTCTGACTCCGCAAAGGCACTGCAAATCTCTAAGAACTTCGAGCAACAGGGTGCAGACATTATCTTCCCAGTTGCTGGTGGACTTGGTGGAGCAACTGCAGGTAATTCAATTGCCTCGAAGAAGTCATACGTAATCTGGGTCGACACCGATGGTTACGTGGCTGCCTCTCAGTACAAGGAAGTACTTCTTTCCTCAGTTGTGAAGGGTGTAGATACATCTGTTAAGGCAGTAATTCTTGAAGCAGCTGCAGGTACATTCACAGCAACTGGTTACCAGGGCAATCTTGAGAATGGTGGAACCTACTTGGCTCCATACTATGATCTTGCAGATATGGTTCCTGCAGAACTCAGCGCTGAAATTGAAGCACTTGGTGATGCAATCAAATCAGGTGAGGTCGCTGTTCAGTAA
- a CDS encoding BMP family lipoprotein, producing the protein MKLRMALACALIFGVLTPAPSSADTATIGVAYDLGGRGDKSFNDATAAGLEKAKKSLDFGIEAVVTDGTSEDRDKRIRSLITKKCALIIAVGEGYGPTLQALAFEFPNTQFAIINDASVAAVNVSSIIFAETQGAYLAGFSAAQISQTGKVAMIANTNQADLFKNGFSAGVLASKKKVIPIVKYVSGSYSLAASQVISVGADVIYLSTQGSDAEVFKVIVSNNMKKSAKKVSLINIEPDQYLAVTSQTKKFLAATVVKRVDKAIIDIISKSLSGDQFLDYLDLDAGLFGTRYGIDGGGIEFTIRSKELLAKSDAINIAAATAEKITE; encoded by the coding sequence ATGAAACTGCGCATGGCACTTGCCTGTGCGCTGATTTTTGGCGTGCTCACTCCGGCGCCCAGTTCGGCAGATACAGCCACCATTGGAGTTGCCTACGATCTTGGTGGACGTGGAGATAAATCTTTTAATGATGCCACCGCAGCAGGCTTAGAAAAGGCTAAGAAGTCACTCGATTTTGGTATTGAAGCAGTGGTTACTGATGGAACCTCTGAAGACCGCGATAAGAGAATTCGTAGCTTGATTACAAAGAAGTGCGCTCTGATTATCGCTGTTGGCGAGGGATACGGCCCAACTTTGCAAGCACTCGCCTTTGAATTCCCCAATACGCAATTTGCCATTATTAATGACGCAAGCGTTGCGGCAGTAAATGTCAGCTCTATCATCTTTGCTGAAACCCAAGGAGCCTACTTGGCGGGTTTTAGCGCCGCACAAATTTCACAGACTGGCAAGGTTGCGATGATTGCCAACACAAATCAAGCTGATTTATTCAAAAATGGTTTTAGCGCAGGCGTCTTAGCTAGCAAGAAAAAGGTTATTCCCATCGTGAAATATGTTTCTGGCTCCTACTCATTGGCGGCAAGTCAGGTGATTTCTGTTGGTGCAGATGTCATCTATTTGAGCACTCAAGGATCTGACGCCGAGGTATTCAAGGTAATTGTCTCCAACAATATGAAGAAAAGTGCCAAAAAAGTTTCACTCATAAATATCGAGCCAGATCAATACTTGGCCGTGACAAGCCAAACCAAGAAATTTTTGGCTGCAACAGTTGTTAAACGAGTGGATAAGGCAATTATTGACATCATCTCCAAATCACTTTCAGGTGATCAATTTCTGGATTATCTCGACCTAGATGCCGGCCTATTTGGCACCCGCTACGGCATTGATGGCGGAGGAATAGAGTTCACCATCCGATCCAAGGAGTTATTGGCGAAAAGTGATGCAATCAATATTGCAGCCGCCACAGCTGAAAAAATCACCGAATAG
- the trpS gene encoding tryptophan--tRNA ligase, giving the protein MKRVLSGIQPTSDSFHLGNYLGAVKQWVELQDGHDAFYCIVDLHALTVETDPVLLRKRTLASAAQLIALGISPEKSTLFVQSQVPQHNQLGWIMECLTGFGEASRMTQFKDKSSKSGADSSRVALFTYPMLQAADILLYQAHYVPVGEDQRQHIELTRDLAGRFNSRYGQTFQLPEAYILKTAAKINDIQEPTSKMSKSSGAVAGVIEIMDSPDANLKKIKSAVTDAGREVTFDAAKKPGISNLLTIHSALSGRTIAELENEFAGKGYGDFKAAVAEVVVEYLRPIRTRALELLEDEKHLLDILHQGSAKARTVAEATLADTYKNLGVVL; this is encoded by the coding sequence ATGAAGCGCGTCTTATCTGGAATTCAACCCACAAGTGATTCTTTCCACTTAGGAAATTATCTAGGTGCAGTCAAGCAATGGGTTGAGCTGCAAGATGGCCATGATGCTTTCTACTGCATTGTTGATCTACATGCTCTGACCGTTGAGACAGATCCAGTACTACTTCGAAAGCGCACGCTTGCTTCTGCCGCGCAATTAATCGCACTCGGCATCTCACCTGAAAAATCAACGCTCTTTGTTCAATCTCAAGTTCCACAACACAATCAACTGGGTTGGATTATGGAGTGCCTGACTGGTTTTGGTGAAGCAAGCCGCATGACGCAATTTAAAGATAAATCTTCTAAATCTGGCGCCGATTCCTCTCGCGTTGCGCTCTTTACATATCCCATGCTGCAAGCTGCAGATATCTTGCTCTATCAGGCGCACTATGTTCCGGTCGGTGAGGATCAACGTCAACACATTGAACTCACTCGCGATTTAGCCGGACGATTTAATTCACGCTACGGCCAGACCTTCCAATTGCCAGAAGCCTACATTTTAAAGACCGCTGCAAAAATTAATGACATTCAAGAACCTACTTCCAAAATGAGTAAGTCATCAGGCGCCGTTGCGGGAGTCATTGAGATTATGGATTCACCAGATGCTAACTTGAAGAAGATTAAGAGTGCGGTCACCGATGCTGGTCGCGAAGTCACATTCGATGCGGCCAAAAAACCTGGCATCAGTAATTTGCTTACTATCCATTCCGCGCTTTCTGGCAGAACAATTGCCGAGCTCGAAAATGAATTTGCCGGCAAGGGTTACGGAGATTTTAAGGCAGCTGTTGCAGAGGTAGTTGTTGAATACCTACGCCCCATTCGCACTCGAGCACTTGAGCTCCTAGAAGATGAGAAGCATCTACTTGATATTTTGCACCAGGGTTCAGCTAAAGCCCGCACAGTTGCAGAAGCCACTCTTGCAGATACATATAAGAACCTCGGGGTAGTTCTTTAA
- a CDS encoding hemolysin family protein yields MESDPSTPLISSILIVVGLIVTGGLFVAAEIALISLRESQVKQLALRGKRGAIVAKLAANPNRLLGALQVGVTLTGFLSAALGAEKLGVYVIPWLEDLGVPTKSADTTSLIGVTLVIAYFSLVFGELVPKRLALFRTEQIALASALFIDFVANLFRPIIWVLSHSTNLIVRLFGIDPKEQRTAISEEELLDLVAGHAALTDEERDIVEEVFNASERQVHEVMVPRTEVDFMDASLTVGKAIALAIEKAHSRYPVVRGSSDEVIGFIHVRDLLDTSLANSNAKIQELARNIMYLPGTKAILPALTEMRKQRQHLAIVLDEYGGTDGIVTLEDLVETLIGDIRDEYDSDEVEISEESHTGDFEIDGLISLEDLQEESGVELPEGPYETAGGFVMHFLGRIPVENDIVGVNGVRITVLSMEGKRAGRLLISRNY; encoded by the coding sequence ATGGAAAGTGACCCGAGTACCCCACTTATTAGCTCCATCCTGATTGTTGTAGGCCTCATCGTTACCGGCGGACTCTTTGTAGCTGCTGAGATCGCACTTATCTCATTACGCGAAAGTCAGGTTAAACAATTAGCGCTGCGCGGAAAGCGCGGAGCAATCGTTGCCAAGTTAGCAGCTAATCCCAATCGATTACTTGGAGCACTCCAGGTTGGTGTCACGCTTACAGGATTTCTCTCTGCCGCATTGGGCGCAGAGAAACTTGGAGTTTATGTCATTCCATGGCTAGAAGATCTTGGTGTGCCAACGAAATCTGCAGACACCACGTCACTCATCGGCGTCACCTTAGTCATTGCTTACTTCTCACTTGTATTCGGTGAACTCGTTCCAAAACGGTTGGCGCTATTTCGCACCGAACAAATTGCGCTCGCCTCTGCTTTATTCATTGATTTCGTGGCCAATCTTTTCAGGCCAATCATTTGGGTCTTATCTCACTCTACAAACCTTATTGTTCGCCTCTTCGGTATTGATCCAAAGGAGCAGCGCACAGCCATCTCTGAAGAAGAGCTACTGGATCTTGTGGCTGGCCATGCCGCCCTCACCGATGAAGAACGCGACATTGTGGAAGAAGTATTTAACGCTTCAGAGCGACAAGTGCACGAAGTCATGGTCCCTCGCACAGAAGTAGATTTCATGGATGCTTCTCTCACTGTTGGAAAAGCGATTGCACTGGCTATCGAAAAAGCACACTCTCGCTACCCGGTCGTGCGTGGATCCTCTGATGAAGTCATTGGCTTTATCCATGTTCGAGATTTGTTAGACACCAGCCTTGCGAATTCAAATGCAAAGATTCAAGAGCTTGCTCGAAACATCATGTATCTGCCAGGGACAAAAGCAATTTTGCCGGCCCTGACTGAGATGCGAAAGCAACGTCAGCACCTGGCTATTGTCCTTGATGAGTACGGCGGAACCGATGGCATCGTCACCCTCGAGGATCTCGTGGAAACTCTCATCGGAGATATCCGAGATGAATATGACTCCGATGAGGTAGAAATTTCGGAAGAATCACATACTGGCGATTTTGAAATTGATGGTCTGATTTCACTCGAGGATTTACAAGAAGAGTCCGGGGTTGAGTTACCCGAAGGTCCATATGAGACCGCAGGCGGATTTGTCATGCATTTTTTAGGGCGTATTCCGGTTGAGAACGACATCGTTGGAGTAAATGGAGTTCGAATCACAGTGCTTTCCATGGAAGGCAAGCGCGCTGGTCGACTATTAATCTCACGTAACTACTAA